Proteins encoded in a region of the Phoenix dactylifera cultivar Barhee BC4 chromosome 3, palm_55x_up_171113_PBpolish2nd_filt_p, whole genome shotgun sequence genome:
- the LOC103718302 gene encoding selT-like protein, whose protein sequence is MDRVQLLLLGFPVFLFCSDLVNLFTPPPPKQHHHHHHPPPPSIHETTDFSATQSNHARGVYYGSVVELKFCVSCSYRGNAMTMKKMLETSFPGIEVILSNYPPALPKRLLSKVVPIVQVGAIAAVVAGDQIFPRLGITPPPWYFNLRANRFGAIATTWLLGNFAQSTLQSTGAFEVFCNGDLVFSKLQEHRFPGELELKDLIANRLPNSALGKNLGSVWS, encoded by the exons ATGGATCGCGTCCAGCTTCTCCTTCTAGGGTTTCCCGTCTTCCTCTTCTGCTCCGATCTCGTCAATCTTTTCACCCCTCCTCCCCCGAAgcagcaccaccaccaccaccacccgcCGCCCCCCTCCATCCACGAAACGACCGATTTCTCCGCCACCCAG AGTAATCATGCCCGAGGAGTGTATTACGGCTCCGTTGTGGAGTTGAAATTCTGTGTCTCTTGCTCTTACAG GGGAAATGCAATGACAATGAAGAAAATGCTGGAAACTTCTTTTCCTGGGATAGAAGTAATTCTGTCAAATTACCCCCCAGCCCTTCCAAAACGTCTGCTAAGCAAAGTGGTTCCTATTGTTCAAGTAGGAGCTATTGCAGCTGTAGTGGCGGGTGATCAGATTTTTCCTAGGCTAGGAATAACACCACCTCCATGGTACTTCAACTTGCGTGCCAATAGGTTTGGAGCTATTGCCACAACTTGGCTTCTAGGCAATTTTGCACAGTCTACGCTGCAGAGTACTGGTGCATTTGAAGTATTCTGCAATGGTGACTTG GTTTTTTCAAAACTGCAGGAGCACAGGTTCCCTGGTGAACTCGAGTTGAAAGATTTGATTGCCAACAGGTTGCCTAATTCTGCACTTGGGAAGAACCTTGGAAGTGTTTGGTCCTAG